Genomic segment of Leishmania panamensis strain MHOM/PA/94/PSC-1 chromosome 20 sequence:
GTAGTGGCACCTCCACTCATGACGGACAGCGATGCTGATCTCATAACCTTCTACGCTGTTCTTCGTCGAGGTgacaacggcagcggcgatgagACCGTTGCTGTCTACACGGTGGTTGGGCACGTATCCCACATCTCCTTTCACTggtgcgcgcagctgcagcgctcccTGAGCGTTACTGCCCTTCTCTTAGCGCCGACCCGCAGCCTCGTGTGGCACGCTGACGGCTTTCATAAGCGCGACGTCGGCATCATCTTGAGTCGAGAAGGCATGGCGGGAGTCTCGTCCTTTGAGGTCCAGCTCTCCCCGTACGTGCCCCCGCTGAAGTGGTGTCGCGCCGTGGACGGCGTCTTCGGCTCGCATCACTCGGTATGCAGCACTTATACGTGTCTCATCGGTGAGTCGcgcgatgacgacgatgatgccggtgctgcgcacCCAAGTGAGCtgtgggaagagagggatggTCTCCGCAGACCCTCCAAGACGGCGGTCGATGCtgctaccaccaccgcggcgcaACGGACGTTCAGTGTCAGTCCACCTATGCGGATGCCGCGTTGGGAGGGCACACCCGCCGCGACGGAAACGTCCTTCCGCTCCTCCACTCTTCGCAACGGAGACGTCCCCCTTCGTGTGGCGGCCGTGCTGAACGGAAATGTGCCTTTGGACGACGCCTCCAGCTCGACACCCGGCACGCGCGTCCTGTGCTTGGTGGCGCTTGATGGCTCGCTTCTCACAGGAAGCGCGCCCCCTGATTCCCCTTCGCTGTCGTGGTCAAAGGACCTCTTTTACACTGTAGGTGACTTCGTGTCACGTGAGGTCATGCCACGGGTATCTCTCCGACTGATCGACGGCAGATGGGCGCGTGCAGAGGCATCAGAACACCTGCTCGATGATGTCTGTCAGGTGCGGCAAGTGCTGGGAAGGAGCTACGTCGTACAGTACTCTTCGGACAGTGCAACCGCAGGCTCTGCACGTGCTCGTAGCATCGTGATAGTGCTGGACCTTTCTGTCCCTCTCCAAAAACTCCTCGTCACCATCCCGTCGATGCGctcgtcctccctcccctccttaGCGGAGGGCAAGGCGGAGCGGTGGAGACGCCGCCTGGCGGCCCAATttgcagaggcggtgcaggacACCATCGGTCAGCTTGTCTCTCTGCACCCGGACATGTTTGCCTTTACACGCGAGGACGCAGCAACGGTGGAGGGCGCGCCCACGGTCCAGCTGTCCCGCGGGCCTACGCACTTTACCCGCGAgatgcactgccgcagcaTCGCGGCGAGCGTTGCCCAgatctcctccctctccccccaccccgccttCGTAGAGGAGGTAGTGCGGTTGCTCTGGGGGTGTGAGACAGACACCGACGGCACCGAGGCCACTGCAGCCACGACGCGCAGTGGTGAGAGCCTGCGTGTCCTACAGCGGCAGCCAGACCAGATACAGCGCCGTATTGAGGAACGGTTATTGAGTGTCATACGCCCCTGATAGGGATCGCTGTAGGGTTGAGGTCAGCACTCCCGCATACGCATGACGCGCACATGAATGACTGCCTGTCACCCTGTGTCAGCACAACGTCCGGTACCAACGttggtgggaggggggaggaggaggagagcggcggcagcggttcccccaccccctctttctcttttcttacGTTTTGTACTCTTCTTTCGGGCATTGATGCACTCCGCGccaccctctttccccctcctctgctaAGTCTGCTGCGCTAACGACTCGTGTCGCTTgctgttgcctctctctgtctctctctctctctgtgtgggccAGCACAACTGCACTGCGGCCGGTCATGTTGTTCGCTTTGTTTTGtctgcttctcctgctgccTATCTCTATCCCACTTCACCCACCCAACTCAcgccgttttttttttcttttctccttcccgcCCTGACggcgagccgctgctgcgctttcGGAGGACGCCGAGCGGTAGGTGTACAGCGTCCTCACTGCTGTAATATGTCAGTCATGGTCAGTCCCTCTTCTTaactctcttccccccctaCCCCACTACCTTCAGCTCCTCACACTTCGCTTTAAGAGAGATTACTCGTCGCTATacacacccctccctcttcaccgtctctctctctctctaccccaCTGTTGTGCCGTGGCATCCTCAGCGCCGCTCCAGGCGCTCGCACAAAGCTGATCAAGAGACGCCCAAGCACATGGACACACAGAGCGTGTATGTCTTGagcttcctcctctcttatccctctctcgcctaTCGTACCATTGCCACGCCTTGCGATCCTCTCTCTACTCGGCAGGTGACCTAAATGAGTGGTAGTGCAATGCAGCTGCGGGTTCGCTTGCTTTATCTGGAGTTTATGTATCTCCTCCCTCAGCTGAAGGGCTTCTACAGGCCACaaggcgcggctgctgcgaatTCAACATATCCCGCGTCAGGCGTGACGATCTCGAAGCCCTGCTACCTCCGTTTACCAGACGACCaccctgcgtgtgcgctaCTGCGCCGTGCCCACACTGCCGAACTGCAAAGCCATCGGCAGGACAAGCGGTCCACTGGTGCATCGCTGTCTCACacgactgctgctgacgcgaAGGCGCCGCCAACTCTGGTTGATGTGAGCACGGCTGTCAATGCCGCATCCCACATGACGGTTTTCAAGCTgcagagagacagcgagaAGGTCCTCGTGACACCCTTCATGCCCGCCAACTGGGACAACAACAATTCAATCAGGCCATTTCCATCACCAGCAGGGCATCCTCCGCCGCAGGCGCAGGGTGCCGCGGAGGCCGAATaccgcgcgcgtgtgcagcgcctcttctACGCAAACGCCCTGGTCCCCGTAGGCAGCCCGGAGTGGAAGCGCTGCCTCGCGCGTGGCCGCTAtgagctgcgcagcatccACAACGTAGTGCATGTTCGCAAGTACCGCGCGCTGCACAAGCGGTACAGCTGGGCGTCACAGCTCTCGCGCACGGAGTTGGAGGCCGCGTGGGGCGGCAacgtggaagaggtggagcaggcgctgcttgGGTTGTCGAATAAAGATGTATATGGCTATTCAAGCAATGACACcgatggagaagaagaggcaaagGGCGGCGCGACCCAAGAAGATCATGCGGGGCAGGCGTAGATAGCACGTGAAGGACGGAGGGTCCTCCGGGGCTTGGAGCATCGTCTGTGGCATCGTATTGTTTCGCCCGCTCCTGTggcacctccccctctcctttctaCATCTGAGTGGTTTCCCAACTGCACGCTGCCGTGTGTGCTGCACAGTGGCTTCACTGCTCCCGTTCACTTCCGCGCACTTCTCTGTGTAAGTGCTTGTGCGGCTGCCACCTGTGTGATGGTGAATGGCGTTCTCCTTTCGGGGATGGTATCGCGCGCTTGTTGTTTGGTGGTGTTGTCTtggccgtctctctctctctccgttccttcttctcctgagtcacaggcacgcacagtTGCTCTCCCCTGTACGCAAAACTTCGTTGTGCGTTCATCTTGATTGGTGGACTTGATGGTGGCTGCACTCACTGCTTCGTGTCTCTGTTTGCTTCCGCACGGCTGCATCCattttctttgcctcctctgTGCCCGGGCGCAtgtttcctttttttttccccctgtAATCGACCTTCGCTTGCTGTTACGATCACCTTAGCGTGTgtgctcctccacccccactccctcttcccccttaCACACGAGTGATCCTATGCACCGACGCGCTCACACGCTTCTCTGCGAGCGCGTCGGTGTCCTCTCtgacgcctcctccttcgcgtTTCTTTACTGCGACGTACCACGTGCGTTTTGTGTGTCAACTTTCATCGGCTTCTCCCATGCCCTTCCAGCGAGCCCCCCTCAGCCGTCGCTACCCGCGCAAGGTGTGCAGACGCCTCCTTGGCCTCCCACTCCTTGAGCGTCCCCTTCATGGCAAATGTTATTCGCATGGACAAGAGTGTTGCCGCgtagcccccccccctcctcaccccatCCATGCGCGCGAACAATTCTGCGAACCCGCTCACGTATGCGCATGGTGTGTCGTCTTAAGAGCACCGGCACGTCACTTGCTAGACTCGGATTACGTCCCACATCGCTTGCAGTCTACCACcatcactttctctctctctctctctgcgcctctttctttcggCCTCTCTATCATCGCATCTGAACAACGCCGCCACGCACCACAACCCGTTGTTCTCCCATACCCGCTCAACGACACGCACAGTGGGCTCACGCGaacctcccctccctctagCCCCTTACTCACTCACCACCTCAACGCAATCATGCCGCCGAAGGCTGGTCAGACGAAGAAGGCCAAGATGGAGGCCGCCAACAAGGGCGCGAAGAAGACCACGAAGAAGTGGAGCAAGGGCCAGTCCCGTGAGGCTCTACAGAACGCCGTGATGTTCGACAAGGAGACGTACGACAAGCTCCGCAGCGAGGTGCCCAAGTACAAGCTCATCACCCCCTCGATCATCTCTGACCGCCTCAAGATCGCCgtctccatcgccgccgctggtctCAAGCAGTTGTGCCGCGAAAAGCTCATCCGCCTGGTGTCGTGCTCCAGCAAGACCCGCGTGTACACGCGTATCGTGCAGGCTGCTTCGGCTGAGGcgaccaccgctgctccgGCTGCCGAGTAAGACGGAAACACCTACGCGGGCAAGTCAACGAGCGTGTGTTGGGGCATGAGTGGGAATGGGCGAGTGTGAAGCAAAAGTGTGGGATGAGTagaggcggagagaagtgtgtgtgtgtgtgtgtgtgtgtgtgatgacGTAGTATGCTGCTAGGGCACCGACCAGCCACCGCGTCCCCACCACACCTCGCCAgctttcttccccctccagTGCTTCCACACCCTCCTCGCACTTTCGTtctaccaccgccaccgtacCTGAGGTTCTTCTCTAGCGCTCCATGGGCGTCTTTCCTCTCGCGCCTCGCTGGGGCATGCCGTTGGCATGCCCCGCATCCACGCACGCGTTCGGAGAGGCGCGGAAGGGGCACCGCCAGCgtgccctctctttcttttgaGTTTTcgtttctcctttcccttactgtctct
This window contains:
- a CDS encoding hypothetical protein (TriTrypDB/GeneDB-style sysID: LpmP.20.0430); protein product: MAGVSSFEVQLSPYVPPLKWCRAVDGVFGSHHSVCSTYTCLIGESRDDDDDAGAAHPSELWEERDGLRRPSKTAVDAATTTAAQRTFSVSPPMRMPRWEGTPAATETSFRSSTLRNGDVPLRVAAVLNGNVPLDDASSSTPGTRVLCLVALDGSLLTGSAPPDSPSLSWSKDLFYTVGDFVSREVMPRVSLRLIDGRWARAEASEHLLDDVCQVRQVLGRSYVVQYSSDSATAGSARARSIVIVLDLSVPLQKLLVTIPSMRSSSLPSLAEGKAERWRRRLAAQFAEAVQDTIGQLVSLHPDMFAFTREDAATVEGAPTVQLSRGPTHFTREMHCRSIAASVAQISSLSPHPAFVEEVVRLLWGCETDTDGTEATAATTRSGESLRVLQRQPDQIQRRIEERLLSVIRP
- a CDS encoding hypothetical protein (TriTrypDB/GeneDB-style sysID: LpmP.20.0440); translation: MQLRVRLLYLEFMYLLPQLKGFYRPQGAAAANSTYPASGVTISKPCYLRLPDDHPACALLRRAHTAELQSHRQDKRSTGASLSHTTAADAKAPPTLVDVSTAVNAASHMTVFKLQRDSEKVLVTPFMPANWDNNNSIRPFPSPAGHPPPQAQGAAEAEYRARVQRLFYANALVPVGSPEWKRCLARGRYELRSIHNVVHVRKYRALHKRYSWASQLSRTELEAAWGGNVEEVEQALLGLSNKDVYGYSSNDTDGEEEAKGGATQEDHAGQA
- the S25 gene encoding ribosomal protein S25 (TriTrypDB/GeneDB-style sysID: LpmP.20.0450); protein product: MPPKAGQTKKAKMEAANKGAKKTTKKWSKGQSREALQNAVMFDKETYDKLRSEVPKYKLITPSIISDRLKIAVSIAAAGLKQLCREKLIRLVSCSSKTRVYTRIVQAASAEATTAAPAAE